The genome window GGGCGCGAGCGCGCCGTCGCGGGGCCACACCCGGTGGGGCCACGAGCCGTCGGGGCGCTGCGTGGCGACGTACATCCGCGCGGAGCGGGCGTGCCAGTCGTCGAGGTCGAGGCCGAGCGCGTCGGCGGCGCCGAGGAGGAACCCGGATATCTCCGCGTCGTCGCGGAACCACGTGTAGCCGTAGCCGCCGGAGTGCTCGTAGTAGGGGTCGAAGTCCGGGCCCGCGATCCGGAGCCCGCTGGGGGCGGAGAGCAGCGAGAGGACGCGCAGGTCGGCGACCACGGAGTCGCAGGCGGGCGTCGACTCGGGCACCGAGGGGAGCGCGTCGGCGGCCGCGTCCGCGAGCGCGTCGACGGTGTCGAGGTCGGCGAAGAGCGCGTCGAGGCGCTCGCGGGCCGCCTCGCGGTCGGTCTCGGTCCGGTCCGTCAGCAGCGTGGCGACCGTCGCGACGCCGTCCGAGAACGGGACGTCGGCGATCACCTCGCCGGAGAGCCGCTCCTCCTCGTACCGGTCGCCGTCGCGGTCGCGCGGGAGGTCGGTCGGGTCGTCGGCGAGCAGTTCGGGAAACGTCGCCGGGAGCTGGCCGCGTAGGTCCGCGAAGCCGGTCGCGCTCGCGAGGAAGTCGTGCTCGTCGGCGTGGTACACCTCGACGGCGTCGTCGAACCGGAGCTGTCCCACGCGGTCGTCGCGGCCGTCGGGCGCGAAGCGGGCGTAGACGACGAGCGAGGCGTCCGCGGGGTCGACGTCGTTGTCCGCGAACTCGACCGACGCCCGAGTGAGATGCGCGTCGCCGAGCGTGACGTCGTGGCGGGTCACGGTCGCGCGCGGCGTCTCGTGGACCGTCTCGACCAGCGCGGTGTCGCCGACGTACCGCTGGGTCGTCTCGGCCTCGTCGAGCCACGCCACCTCGTCGCCGACGGCGAGGCCGATCCGGGACCGGACGAGCCCCGTCCGGCCGGTGAGCGGGTAGCCGAAGTCGCGGAGTTCGCCGTCGTCGCCGACGTGGACGAGCCGGCCGTCGCCGCCCGAAAACCGGCCGGAGACGGTGCGCCGCTCGCCGGGGAAGCGCGTCCCGTCGCCGGCGTGACGCTTGTAGTCGTCGAGCGCGTCGCGGAGCTGCATTACGCGAACACACGCCGCCGGCCGGTATGAAGCTTTGGTGTAATTATTGTTCATTCGTTTAGCGAACGGAAACCCTCAAACCGCGGCGCGACGAGAGGCGGAGCGTGCACGAACCCGGCCCCCCGCGAACGACGAGCGTCGGCGAGCCCGTCGAGCTGGCGCCGCGATCCCCCGACCCCGACGGGACCTACCGCTGGACCGTCCGCGACGCGCCCGCCGACAGCGACCTCTCCCCCGGAGACGGTCCGGACCCGGACGCGACGGGCCCGCCGAGTTCGGCGACCGCGGTCGAGGACGAGGAGCCATCGACCGCGGACGCCTCGTCGGCGGTGCTGCGCGCGGGCGAGACGGGCCGCGGCGACGACCCGGTCGTCCACCTCGCGCCCGACGCCCCCGGGACCTACGTCCTCGCGCTCGACGCGCCCGACGGCGTCCACCGCCAGCGCGTCAGGGTCTTCCCCGACGAGCGGCGCGAGGCGGCGATCCGCGTCTCGGCCGACGACCTCGCCGTCGAGGAGGGCGAGGTCGACCGCGTCTCCCTGCTGTGGCCGCACAACGAGAACCGGCTCGCGCTCGATCACGCCGAGCGCGACGGCGACGAGTGGGTCGCCTCGGTCCGCGTCCCGCCGGGGCGACACGGCTACGGCTTCGTCCCGAACGGCGACCGCTCGGCGGCGGTTCACGGGGAGTGCGAGGTGCCCGGCCCCGGCCGACCGCGCCTCTCGCTGGACGCGACAGTCGTCGAGGCCGACGAGCCCGGTGACGACGGAGGGAGCGACCGGCTCCGACTGACCGCCGCGGTCGAGCCCGCTCCGGCGGTCGACGAGGTCGAGCGCGGCGGCGACCCGGACGCGCTCGACGCGACGTTCCTCGTCGACGACCGCGACGCCGACCCGGAGACGGTCGCGGCGGTCGAGTCGCGCGCGGACGGCCGGACGCTCACGGTCCCGCTCGACGACCTCCCCGAGTCGGTCCGGATCCACGCGGTCCCGCGCGGCGAGCGGTACGGCGCCGCGGAGACGGTGCGGATCGAGACGGGTGGAACCGACGCGAACTCCGAGGGGGGCGTCGACGACGCGGTCGCGGTCGCCGACCCGAACCCGACGCCC of Halorubrum trapanicum contains these proteins:
- a CDS encoding glucan 1,4-alpha-glucosidase, which translates into the protein MQLRDALDDYKRHAGDGTRFPGERRTVSGRFSGGDGRLVHVGDDGELRDFGYPLTGRTGLVRSRIGLAVGDEVAWLDEAETTQRYVGDTALVETVHETPRATVTRHDVTLGDAHLTRASVEFADNDVDPADASLVVYARFAPDGRDDRVGQLRFDDAVEVYHADEHDFLASATGFADLRGQLPATFPELLADDPTDLPRDRDGDRYEEERLSGEVIADVPFSDGVATVATLLTDRTETDREAARERLDALFADLDTVDALADAAADALPSVPESTPACDSVVADLRVLSLLSAPSGLRIAGPDFDPYYEHSGGYGYTWFRDDAEISGFLLGAADALGLDLDDWHARSARMYVATQRPDGSWPHRVWPRDGALAPGWANARIEDGPDVDYQADQTGSVVAYLARARAAGVDTEGLDRTLVAALAGLDRTLEPDGRPVVCQNAWEDSAGRFTHTAATFLEAYSELGRHGEGLSADALDDPDAVPGADSLPEDLAAHARDRAREVYDALDDLWVPERGCYAVCETLDGGIDDRLDSATLALAAAHRSFDAVGAVDDERLDRLVSHVETVVDGLHHETDEVTGLIRYEGDGWRRADQLSEKVWTVSTAWGANACAELAALLAAHDDPRAAEMTARARDLLAHVSPGGTLCEPTTYLPEQFFDDGTPDSATPLGWPHAIRLATVALLDDELPQFADRAAADDD